GTAGCATCAGTACATGAACTAACTCGAATGTTGGAGCAGGAGGAATTGTTATGGGGTAAAGCTGTTAAAGTATCACAGCAGGGGTTGTCACAGAGGTTTCTCAGTTTTCCAGCAGAACTATTTGAACGAGTGTTTCACGATTTGTTACCATTGTTGAAATCGCGTTGGCTTCTTCGCGAAAAACGAACCCTACCAGCAGCAGTCAAATATGCCAAGAAGCATTTTGTGAATATATGGATTGCGGACGGGTCAACACTCGAAGCTTTATTTCGTAAATTAGATAGTTTAAAAGATGTTCCACAAGGTAAGTTAGCCGGCAAAATATGTACAGTGATTGATTTGTTAACACGATTACCCGTACAAGTTTGGTTTCATACTAATCCCTTAGCACATGATACTAATTTTCTCGATGATTTAATTAATATTGCTAGTGCTAAAACCTTGCTAGTTCTCGACCGTGGCTTTTATGATTTTGGTTTTTTCTTGCGCTTGATTGCCAAACAGGTTGATTTTATTACTCGCATCAAATCAAATGCAGTATTTGATGTTGAGCGAATTTTCAGCTACGACTACACACTTCGAGACCGGATAATTTCCTTCAACACAGAGGATAAACACCAAAAAATATTACGTTTACGTCTCATTGAAGTCAAGCAAGGCAAGACTTGGTATGCCTATGTTACTTCAGTTTTAGATCCTCAAATTCTTCCACCTTATGTCGTTGCCGATCTTTATGCGAAACGATGGAGAATCGAAGAGGCATTTAATACTGCCAAACGCTTGCTGGGGTTAAGTTATCTCTGGACAGGTTCTGTCAATGGTGTCAAGCTTCAAGTTTGGGCAACTTGGTTATTTTATGCAGTTTTAATCGACCTTGCAGATGCTGTTGCTGATGAAATAGCCCTCCCGTTTGAACGCATTTCTTTAGAGATGATTTTTCGTGGGCTTTACCATTTTAATCATGCTTATAACAAGGGTCGAGCAACCGATCCAGTTTTATTTTTTGCTGCTCCAGAGAACAAAAACCTTGATGTTGTTAAGACAATACGAAAAGAGCCTCAAACCCTTGACTTATCGCCTTTTCCTTTACCCTTGACAATTCCTGCTTTTCCTTAACTTGTTACTAATCCCATTAGAATTAATCAACGGGGAACGGGTAACGATTATTTCCTCACCTTCTCCCAAAAAAGGTATGCATATTTCATCATGCTGCAAATCCAAACTAGGTTGTGCTAATCCAGAAGTAAATTTAATCGAACGCCCCGTAGCAATTTCCACCCATTGTTTTCTCGTAAACTCCTGGAGTTCAGCAATAATTTTGGGATGTTCTAGTAACTGACAATAATTAGCCAAATCTGCTTTTAATAGCGAATACAGCAATAAATCTTTCTGAGATGCTGCTAAATTATCACTTTCTTGAGTTTCTTCAATCTCTCCACCAGAATCTAAATTATCGAAAACAAAAAATTTATCAATGTCTGCTTGTAAATTCGGCTCATTTTCTTGGCTTGTTGCTAGTAAAGCTTTGCGTCGTTCATAGGTTTTCATATATCGCTGTGCTAATTTTATAATGTCTTTTTGGTCGCTAGCTAATTGTTCAGCTTGCTGTTTGATTATGGGTATAATTTCCTTATTTACAGCTTTGGGATAGTTCACTAAAATTTGAGTTCCCAGGCTATGTTCTCGATACAAAGCCAATGCTTTAACACCCAATCCAATCAATAGTACATACTCACCAGGCTTTATCGCATCATCTCCCTTCCTACCTTTAAATGAAGATGTTGCCAAAACTAAATCATAGCCAAATCGAGAGCGAAAAGTTCCATCTCGAACCTTGCCACCCATACGAAAACTTGATTCCCCAAGCCGATCGAGTTCTGCGGGAGCAAGTGTACCCTTAGCAATCCGCATAACCCGACTTTCAGCTTGGATTTTAATACCAAGTCGGAACTGAAATGCACGCTTATCTATATTATTAGAAAGCGCGAAATTGCGATCGATTAATCCCTTGCAATCACCAACTAATTTCCTTGCATCCCCATTAGCAATAACACCTCCATTCTCACCCGTCACATCATCGACAATCAAAACCCTGACATTTTCTAACTCGTGAAAACTACGACAGGGTGTAAAAGGTAAAGGATATGCAGCACCATCGGAAGGATTGGGATATAGTTGCTCTCGAATATTGGGATTACTCGCAAAAAACATCCTTTCCCCTGCACTGAATTGCAGGGTTTTCCCCTTATATTCCTGCAAATCTTCGGGAATAGTTGCTTCAGGGTAAGCAGTACCAATACTAAACTCGACACCAGGAAATAAATATTCAGCTAAGGTGTTTTCGAGTTTTTCTTCTATCCCCGTTTCCTGTTTGGTTTTGGTATCGAAGTGATTGAGTCGTAATGCCATGATAGAAAAAGGCAGTGGGCAGTAGGCAGTAGGCAGTGGTGGACATTTGATTAAAATGTATGGATTATTCTGATTTTTGGATTATTTTTTATTAGTAAAAAAGAACTACAATAAAGGTTGTTATCAAATGCCAAGGTGGAATTATGACATCTGAACCCATAACAAAACCTCAGCCAACAACGAGCCGATACCAAATAGTTTCATCAATGACTGTTGATGAACTTCTCAGCGAAGGTTATGCTAATTACGATGATTTTTATGACCATTCAGAAGAAGAATGGAAACAAGAGCTTGTGGAGATTGAAAAAAGACTTCGAGATAATCCTATTGATTATTCGGAAGGTATTCCTTTTTAAAACAAGTCGCAAGTCGCAAGTCGCAAGTCGCAAGTAAGTTTTGTCACAGGGATTTGACCCCGAGCCAAAACGGGCTGCCTGTAGAGAATCCTGAGATTGCTTGGATTTCAATCCATCGGTTCGCATTGCTCCTAAAATTCCTGCTATTTGAGTATTTTGTTGAGCCATCCGTTTCATCACATTTTGGGTCACAACTTCCTCTTGTGCGGCTTCTCCAGAATTCCCAACTTGCTCGATCGAACTTTGAGTTTTTTCAACTTGCTGTTTCGTAATTCGTTGACCTTCTTTACTTAAGGTAGCATCGGAATCCGCACGGGTAATTTGTCGATCGATTTCATTAGTGGCTTTATCAACAGGATTAACAGCAGTATTTGTTGTGGATGCAACAATTTCCTCAATTTTTTCTCTTGTTTCTGTTGCATCTGGTAGACCTAAACTTCCAACAGATTCATTCACTGCTGCTTTCAAATCTCCCTGTAATGATTTCGATAAACCCTCTATTTTTTGGGAAATAGTTGAAGAAACATATTTATTTATCGAACTTAACTGTCCTTGCCACTGGTCAAATACTTTAGCGAGGGGATTGGGTATTTCTATAGCAGATGCGCTGGAAATACTTACTATTGATATTACGCCGATACCAATTCCAGCAATTATCAATCTCTTTGTTTTCTTCATATCTCAATCACCTTCTAGTAATTGCTTAGAAAATTCTGTAATTGCTACAAATTTATCTGAATATTTGAGTAATGCCTGTGTTCTCCTTTCTTGCTCGTGAGGATTATTGGCTACTACTGCTAATAAATTGAAGGCTGGATAATAACGACAAAAAGTAAAAATTCCGTTATCATCCAGCAACCATTGTGAGTAAAAACCCTCCTTTTTTGGGAAAAAACTTTCTGTGGCATTGCGAGAAATAATTTCCTGGGGATATTTCAAAATGCTCGTAAAACTATCTACAGCAGTCGGTTGAATCCTCCCAATCAAGCGGGTAGTTAGATTTTGAAAAATCTTGGAACCAGATGGAGACTTGGCGATCGTATCCGGGTCTTGTGCTGATAAAATCACCCTAACACCTGCTTTTGCTCCATTTGCACACAACCTACCAACCAAAGCCGCGATCGCATCAAATTCAAACAATATCGGGCTTTCATCGATAAAAAAGATACTTGCAGGTGCAGCCAAGGCTCTACGTAATGCCGCGCTGTAAGCACTTAAACTTAAAATAGCTGCATCTTCATCGTTCGATAAATTACGCAACGCAAAGATGAGTAACCTTGCATCGCTGCGAAAGGTAGATGGTTGCGCCAAAGCTTGTCCAACCCGTGATGAAAGCCAAAATCGCAATCGCAGACGAATAGTTTCCAAAGCTGCTTTGGTGTCCCCAGTCAAAGAATCCAATCGCAAGCGTTCGTGGGAGCAGAAACCCAAAAAGTCATGCAATGTCGGCATTGACTGCCATTCAGGTGAACCAAAGCCGTTGATGTATGCAGCAGCATAGCGATCGCGTATCAACTCATCCCCAAAAAACGCTTTCAAAGCCAAAGCGATAATCGACCTTACCGCATCCATCAACACCTGTGATTCACCCCGACGATTACCCGAAACCATTGCCAAGATTGCATTTGCCAGAAAATCCTTGTAATCTTCAAACCTTTCTCGCTGCAAAGAAGGTGGTAAATCCCGCAAATTTGGCAACTCAAATAAATTGCT
The Calothrix sp. 336/3 DNA segment above includes these coding regions:
- a CDS encoding IS4 family transposase, with amino-acid sequence MPTKKPRNPDHVRRRNTPLADNEAISEHLKNLLSPAIYAQSAYYRSLGLRDRILNLSLMVAAMLTVIWRQVASVHELTRMLEQEELLWGKAVKVSQQGLSQRFLSFPAELFERVFHDLLPLLKSRWLLREKRTLPAAVKYAKKHFVNIWIADGSTLEALFRKLDSLKDVPQGKLAGKICTVIDLLTRLPVQVWFHTNPLAHDTNFLDDLINIASAKTLLVLDRGFYDFGFFLRLIAKQVDFITRIKSNAVFDVERIFSYDYTLRDRIISFNTEDKHQKILRLRLIEVKQGKTWYAYVTSVLDPQILPPYVVADLYAKRWRIEEAFNTAKRLLGLSYLWTGSVNGVKLQVWATWLFYAVLIDLADAVADEIALPFERISLEMIFRGLYHFNHAYNKGRATDPVLFFAAPENKNLDVVKTIRKEPQTLDLSPFPLPLTIPAFP